The bacterium genome contains the following window.
GATCGATGCCGACGGTGATCTGACCGAGGTGAGGATTCTGCCGACCTCGAGCTATCCGACGCTGGTGGACGCCGCCAGCGACTATCTCGCCGGTCTGGAGCCCGGCGACAGGCCGAGTCGCGGCGCCATCGCAATCGCCGGGCCGGTTCACGGCGACCGCGTGCAGATGACCAACCGGCTGTGGAGCTTCTCGGTAGGCGAAACCGGCCGGGTACTGGGTCTCGAGACCTTGGAAGTGTTGAACGACTTCATTGCTCTCGCGCTCGCCGTGCCGGGCCTGCCGCTGCAGCAGAGCCGGGAGGTGAAGGCCGGGCGTTCCGACAAGGATGCGCCTCTCGCGGTGATCGGACCCGGCACGGGTTTGGGAGTTTCGGCGTTGGTTCCCGTGGCTTCCCTGGCTCCGGAAAACGGTTGGATCGCTCTGGCCACCGAAGGAGGCCATCGAGATCTCGCCGCCACGAACGAGCGCGAGTGGCGGATCGTCGAACGCCTACAGCACCGCTTCGGTCGGGTGTCGGCGGAACGCGTGCTTTCCGGACCCGGACTGGTTAACCTCTACAGCGCGATCTGCGAGCTCGAAGGGCTCGAGGTCGAAGCCAGAGTGCCGGAGGGGGTTGTCGCCCGCTCGCTGGCGGGGAGCTGCGCAGCCAGCCAGGAGGCGGTTGAGGTCTTCGCGCGTCAGCTGGGCGCGGTTGCCGGGGATCTGGTGCTCACGTACGGGGCACAGGGCGGGGTTTGGCTCGGCGGCGGAGTACTGCACGGCATGAGCACGGCGTTCGACATCGGGCTCTTCCGCCACGGCTTTCTCGATAAGGGACGATTTCGGAGCTACGTCGAGCCGGTACCGGTTCGACTGATTCTCGATCCCACGGCGCCACTCCGCGGTGCGGCGCGGGCGCTCGAAAGCGAGTCACCGAGCGGTGTGCGGGTTTCGGGTACGGCTCGATAGGTGGAGATAGTGTCGCGCGGGTGGCACCCCTTCGGGAGCAAAGAGAGGCTCCCTCCGGGGTGCACCACGCGCTCCTTCCGGCACAGAACCGAGGAGGGTGCTGCGACTCTTGAACCGCGGCCAGGTTAGAATCTGCCTCGATGAGACCTCTACGGATTCCGCTCTTGACTCTCGCCGCTCTTGCCGGGCTGCTAGCGACGACACTCACTTCCTGCGCGGCAGTCGCCGATGGCAGCGATGACTTCGCCTTCACCACCGCCGAGGAGGATGCCCGGCGGTTCGTTGCCTGGGAGAGCGAGATCGAGCTGACCGGGGAGCAGGAGCAGGTGATGAAGGAGGCCCTCGAGCCCATGCCGGCGCCTTGCTGCAGCGACAACTCGGCCTATACCTGCTGCTGTCCCTGCAATCTGGCCAAGAGTTGGTGGGGCCTGTCGAAGCACCTGATCACCGAGC
Protein-coding sequences here:
- the glk gene encoding glucokinase — translated: MAENQGTLVADIGGTRARFGVIDADGDLTEVRILPTSSYPTLVDAASDYLAGLEPGDRPSRGAIAIAGPVHGDRVQMTNRLWSFSVGETGRVLGLETLEVLNDFIALALAVPGLPLQQSREVKAGRSDKDAPLAVIGPGTGLGVSALVPVASLAPENGWIALATEGGHRDLAATNEREWRIVERLQHRFGRVSAERVLSGPGLVNLYSAICELEGLEVEARVPEGVVARSLAGSCAASQEAVEVFARQLGAVAGDLVLTYGAQGGVWLGGGVLHGMSTAFDIGLFRHGFLDKGRFRSYVEPVPVRLILDPTAPLRGAARALESESPSGVRVSGTAR